A DNA window from Streptomyces sp. 71268 contains the following coding sequences:
- a CDS encoding AMP-binding protein — MTGPATSSQSTEPATTGAAPASTGQDAGTAARPAAERHPEAAAGQTLTPGRVESGQSPPALSYASGAGDSPLLGETIGANLDAAIARFGDREALVDMASGRRWTYTEFGQAVDGVARGLMAKGVGKGDRVGIWAINCPEWVLVQYAAARIGAIMVNINPAYRVHELRYVLEQAGIQVLVSSIEHKTSDYRRMVEQVRADCKALRDVVYIGDPTWDGLVRAGAAVAPERLAARQAQLSCDDPVNIQYTSGTTGFPKGATLSHHNILNNGFFVGELINYTERDRICVPVPFYHCFGMVMGNLAATSHGACVVIPAPSFDPVATLHAVERERCTSLYGVPTMFIAELNLPDFATYDLTTLRTGIMAGSPCPVEVMRRVVAEMHMAEVAIAYGMTETSPVSTQTRVDDDLERRTATVGRVMPHIEVKVVDPATGVTLPRGEAGELCTRGYSVMLGYWEQPERTAEVIDSARWMHTGDLAVLREDGYVQIVGRIKDMIIRGGENVYPREIEEFLYSHPKIADVQVVGVPDEKYGEEIAACVILRDPANPLTRDELARFCRGRLAHYKVPRYLRVVESFPMTVSGKVRKVELRDEVARALAPQRPAPPVEPAAPAPRRSVAERAS; from the coding sequence ATGACCGGCCCCGCCACCAGCAGTCAGAGCACCGAGCCCGCCACCACCGGCGCGGCGCCGGCCAGTACGGGCCAGGACGCGGGCACCGCCGCGCGACCGGCCGCCGAGCGACACCCCGAGGCCGCCGCCGGCCAGACGCTGACCCCCGGGCGCGTGGAGTCGGGCCAGTCGCCACCCGCCCTGTCGTACGCCAGCGGCGCCGGTGACTCGCCGCTGCTCGGCGAGACCATCGGGGCCAACCTCGACGCGGCCATCGCCCGCTTCGGGGACCGCGAGGCGCTGGTGGACATGGCCAGCGGGCGGCGCTGGACGTACACCGAGTTCGGGCAGGCGGTGGACGGGGTCGCCCGTGGCCTGATGGCCAAGGGCGTCGGCAAGGGCGACCGGGTCGGCATCTGGGCGATCAACTGCCCGGAGTGGGTGCTGGTGCAGTACGCGGCGGCCCGGATCGGCGCGATCATGGTCAACATCAACCCGGCCTACCGCGTCCACGAGCTGCGCTACGTGCTCGAACAGGCCGGCATCCAGGTCCTGGTCTCCTCGATCGAGCACAAGACCAGCGACTACCGGCGCATGGTCGAGCAGGTCCGCGCCGACTGCAAGGCGCTGCGCGACGTCGTCTACATCGGCGACCCGACCTGGGACGGCCTGGTGCGCGCCGGAGCCGCCGTCGCGCCGGAGCGGCTCGCCGCCCGCCAGGCCCAGTTGAGCTGCGACGACCCGGTGAACATCCAGTACACCTCGGGCACCACCGGCTTCCCCAAGGGCGCGACGCTCTCCCACCACAACATCCTCAACAACGGCTTCTTCGTGGGCGAGTTGATCAACTACACCGAGCGCGACCGGATCTGCGTGCCGGTGCCCTTCTACCACTGCTTCGGCATGGTCATGGGCAACCTCGCCGCCACCAGCCACGGCGCCTGCGTGGTCATCCCCGCCCCGTCCTTCGACCCCGTCGCCACCCTGCACGCGGTCGAGCGGGAGCGGTGCACGTCGCTGTACGGGGTGCCGACGATGTTCATCGCCGAGCTGAACCTCCCCGACTTCGCCACCTACGACCTGACCACGCTGCGCACCGGCATCATGGCCGGCTCGCCGTGTCCGGTGGAGGTCATGCGACGGGTGGTCGCCGAGATGCACATGGCCGAGGTCGCCATCGCGTACGGCATGACCGAGACGTCGCCGGTCTCCACCCAGACCCGGGTCGACGACGACCTGGAGCGCCGCACCGCCACCGTCGGGCGGGTGATGCCGCACATCGAGGTCAAGGTGGTCGACCCGGCCACCGGCGTGACCCTGCCCCGTGGCGAGGCCGGCGAGCTGTGCACCCGCGGCTACTCGGTGATGCTCGGCTACTGGGAGCAGCCCGAGCGCACGGCCGAGGTGATCGACTCGGCGCGCTGGATGCACACCGGGGACCTGGCGGTGCTGCGCGAGGACGGGTACGTGCAGATCGTCGGCCGGATCAAGGACATGATCATCCGGGGTGGCGAGAACGTGTACCCGCGCGAGATCGAGGAGTTCCTCTACTCCCACCCGAAGATCGCCGACGTGCAGGTGGTGGGCGTGCCGGACGAGAAGTACGGGGAGGAGATCGCCGCCTGCGTCATCCTGCGCGACCCGGCCAACCCGCTCACCCGCGACGAGCTGGCCCGCTTCTGCCGGGGCCGCCTCGCGCACTACAAGGTGCCCCGCTACCTGCGCGTGGTCGAGTCCTTCCCGATGACGGTCAGCGGCAAGGTCCGCAAGGTGGAGCTGCGCGACGAGGTCGCCCGGGCCCTGGCCCCGCAGCGGCCCGCGCCACCCGTCGAGCCCGCCGCCCCGGCCCCGCGCCGCTCGGTCGCCGAGAGGGCCAGCTGA